A genomic window from Pecten maximus chromosome 2, xPecMax1.1, whole genome shotgun sequence includes:
- the LOC117322351 gene encoding NXPE family member 3-like: MFVNKFVCLRRILTCSVLVTFIGIAFLCSVDTDIWLDQEKLKEEIKKEEYETDIRRTVPKHALERLNTYKMITDFNDLLSLVNISTSVITIRNNKSEVKVGDDVIVDIDLFNGRGERSTRGGDMLRVWLREPSRHASVSGYVIDHDNGSYTGVIKAMWAGNPELMFSIANTKEHIGIFMNIVHKHGLIKFLRARFIKGKLTEVTLCSIIPNIPNVTDYCNFTTQNFNFSFFCGKPKHMDCEDWVLYAASSSYSCNAKNKSLMRNRYIRKKVGKVKVLADSGYKGESDITCHDVSSNQTWHTFNPTGYFYKGEWRPLICKPSISWKYESYAKCLKNRPVLMTGDSTTRNWYVPLTKLLNLTISDGRNEIKDKAWQKFAEAGNNNKSLSLYWTPHEIPFYGSERTEQNKNNFRSIASRIDDLPGQKRIILILHWYAHLARTTPQQYREHVTSAKHAVVRLLKRSPDSKILVKGPHSYTYNYFVEPFDYISRIYSQIIYEEFKDLQHKIYFIDQWDATIANENFDIHPKPALDPIMVNFAFSFICK; the protein is encoded by the exons gTTAGACCAAGAAAAGCTAAAAGAAGAAATTAAGAAGGAAGAATACGAAACTGATATACGCCGGACCGTGCCAAAGCACGCGCTAGAAAGACTCAATACGTATAAGATGATCACAGATTTTAATGATCTGTTGTCATTGGTGAATATTTCAACATCAGTGATAACCATACGGAATAACAAATCTGAGGTCAAAGTTGGAGATGACGTCATTGTTGACATTGATTTGTTCAATGGAAGAGGAGAGCGATCAACTCGCGGAGGTGACATGCTCAGGGTGTGGCTTCGAGAACCTTCCCGTCATGCATCTGTTTCCGGTTATGTAATCGATCATGACAACGGGTCATATACAGGAGTAATTAAAGCCATGTGGGCCGGCAATCCAGAGTTGATGTTTTCTATTGCGAACACGAAGGAACATATTGGAATTTTTATGAATATAGTGCATAAGCATGGCTTGATCAAGTTTCTTCGAGCAAGATTTATTAAAGGAAAATTGACAGAGGTCACTTTATGTAGCATCATACCAAATATTCCTAATGTAACAGATTACTGCAACTTCACAACCCAGAACTTCAACTTTTCCTTTTTCTGTGGTAAACCAAAACATATGGATTGTGAAGATTGGGTTTTGTATGCAGCATCTTCTAGCTACTCCTGTAATGCGAAGAACAAATCACTTAT GCGGAATAGGTATATCAGAAAGAAAGTAGGGAAGGTGAAGGTATTAGCTG ATTCTGGTTATAAAGGAGAGTCTGATATCACCTGCCATGACGTCAGCAGTAATCAAACTTGGCACACATTTAACCCGACTGGCTACTTCTACAAGGGTGAATGGCGACCGTTAATCTGCAAACCTTCAATATCATGGAAGTATGAATCATACGCCAAGTGTTTAAAGAATCGGCCGGTACTCATGACAGGTGACTCCACCACAAGGAATTGGTATGTTCCTTTGACCAAGCTGTTAAATCTAACTATATCCGATGGACGTAATGAAATTAAGGACAAAGCATGGCAGAAATTTGCTGAAGCGGGAAACAATAACAAATCGTTATCGTTATATTGGACACCACACGAAATTCCCTTCTACGGCTCTGAAagaactgaacaaaataaaaacaatttccGGTCTATAGCTTCAAGAATAGACGATTTACCTGGACAAAAACGTATCATTCTCATATTACATTGGTATGCTCATTTGGCGAGAACAACTCCACAACAGTATAGAGAGCATGTGACGAGTGCCAAACATGCTGTAGTGCGTCTTTTAAAACGGTCTCCTGATTCTAAAATTCTGGTAAAGGGTCCCCACTCTTATACATACAACTACTTTGTAGAACCATTCGACTACATCAGTAGAATTTACAGTCAGATTATTTACGAGGAGTTCAAAGAtttacaacataaaatatattttatcgaTCAGTGGGATGCAACCATTGCAAACGAGAACTTTGACATACATCCGAAACCTGCATTAGACCCAATAATGGTTAATTTCGcgttttcatttatttgtaaataa